In Spirochaetaceae bacterium, a genomic segment contains:
- a CDS encoding phytanoyl-CoA dioxygenase family protein: MSKVPVAASSPEIIAIARVPAGACRGGLTPGSLGPHSGWTMDHDLEMRRYLFDLAGYMVIPDVLERAEIDELNRLIDAQGLPPPHEKIRFGAAAGGAPECPGFLDWGKPFCDLLDHPRIMPLLQLTLGDWFRLDRLYGINMETGMGAHQLHGGNAPYSPAEYYHVRNGRIHNAFTVVSWNLVDTGPGHGGFCCVPGSHKSNFVRPDPIPTVNQGRWEMLEGDSLAPGVVIPEAPAGSVVLFSEALTHGTAPWTGPHQRRTLLYKYCQSHLAWSARRVRPPASVPLTPRQQILFQEPANPGTWTTSLFPETESNPA, from the coding sequence GTGAGCAAGGTCCCGGTCGCTGCCTCAAGCCCGGAGATCATCGCCATCGCTCGGGTGCCTGCTGGTGCCTGCCGCGGCGGATTGACGCCCGGCTCGCTCGGTCCGCATAGTGGCTGGACGATGGACCATGACCTGGAGATGCGGCGCTACCTGTTCGACCTGGCGGGTTACATGGTGATTCCCGATGTCCTCGAACGGGCTGAAATCGATGAGCTGAACCGGCTCATCGACGCCCAGGGGTTGCCGCCGCCGCACGAGAAGATCCGCTTCGGCGCAGCGGCCGGGGGAGCGCCGGAGTGTCCGGGGTTTCTGGACTGGGGCAAGCCGTTCTGCGATCTGCTCGACCATCCCCGGATCATGCCGCTGCTGCAGCTCACGCTCGGTGACTGGTTTCGGCTCGACCGCCTGTACGGCATCAACATGGAGACGGGCATGGGCGCCCACCAGTTGCACGGCGGCAACGCACCATACTCGCCGGCGGAGTACTACCACGTGCGCAACGGCAGGATTCACAATGCGTTCACCGTGGTGTCGTGGAACCTGGTGGACACCGGCCCGGGCCACGGCGGCTTCTGCTGCGTGCCGGGCAGCCACAAGAGCAACTTCGTGCGCCCGGACCCCATCCCGACGGTAAACCAGGGACGCTGGGAGATGTTGGAAGGAGACTCCCTTGCGCCGGGCGTCGTGATTCCGGAGGCGCCGGCGGGATCGGTGGTGCTGTTCTCGGAAGCGTTGACGCATGGCACGGCACCCTGGACGGGTCCCCACCAACGCCGCACGCTGCTCTACAAGTACTGCCAGTCGCACCTCGCCTGGTCGGCGCGCCGCGTGCGCCCGCCGGCCTCGGTGCCGCTCACGCCGCGCCAGCAGATCCTGTTCCAGGAGCCGGCCAACCCCGGCACCTGGACCACCTCGCTGTTCCCGGAAACCGAATCCAATCCGGCCTGA
- a CDS encoding cupin domain-containing protein — MALKVYDYRSDIANLLVTPQIRCRFLKMAVGQFNAGHTHDLGHEIFLILQGRAEFDIDGERAVLGPGELCIALTDQYHTVRNVGDEEVVMFLSVTPHVQPTHTFWNEDGSRKPPRFAAATAYDRQPDCTTPTGELAARQSAAAAAVTRAAAAAEQVQREQLTGYRRAVDAGDEAAAHAARNATWEALSELFGRTMELAAAWNDFAARSVDPHEADLPAGSAQPGGAAP; from the coding sequence ATGGCTCTGAAAGTCTACGACTACCGTAGCGACATCGCGAACCTCCTGGTGACGCCGCAGATTCGCTGCCGCTTCCTGAAGATGGCGGTCGGCCAGTTCAACGCCGGCCACACCCACGACCTCGGCCACGAGATCTTCCTCATCCTGCAGGGGCGCGCGGAGTTCGACATCGACGGCGAGCGGGCGGTGCTCGGTCCGGGCGAGTTGTGCATCGCGCTGACCGACCAGTATCACACCGTGCGCAACGTCGGCGACGAGGAGGTGGTGATGTTCCTGTCGGTCACGCCGCATGTCCAGCCCACGCACACCTTCTGGAACGAAGACGGCAGCAGGAAGCCGCCGCGCTTCGCGGCGGCAACGGCGTACGACCGGCAGCCGGACTGCACCACTCCTACCGGGGAGCTGGCGGCGCGGCAATCGGCGGCGGCCGCCGCCGTGACGCGGGCGGCTGCCGCGGCCGAACAAGTGCAACGGGAGCAGCTCACCGGCTACCGGCGGGCCGTGGATGCGGGCGACGAGGCCGCCGCGCACGCGGCGCGCAATGCAACGTGGGAGGCACTGTCGGAGCTGTTCGGCCGCACCATGGAGCTGGCCGCCGCCTGGAATGACTTCGCGGCGCGCAGCGTGGACCCGCACGAGGCGGATTTACCCGCGGGGAGCGCGCAGCCGGGCGGGGCCGCGCCATGA
- a CDS encoding phytanoyl-CoA dioxygenase family protein: MISMPIMLPVAGTRKPGPAGPGRAADRGMHGMAAGVSCGMVRYPDHTRPPVPMTDEQKFFFDLRGWLVLPAVLSDAELEAMRAECYAGVDRLAERAGGVKDGHSGVLQTLLDHPAVAGVLAEILSEEPYDLDECYGFRCEDSHVIMRPPGWRKTRRGDQGMPHVVRPPQMANAMRYQVAGNRIFSGLTRVVWELEEVREGQGGTSFLSGSHKAHFGYGGRDRFASDAGGSPWLERIHDAMDTYGCPAGSVVIFTESLLHAANDWTNPDNGRCAIFQCYNSLWAQWHRPNVTHEQVEAMPPKRRTLFRGVWQLGGNTAYSADNRTLMRPSPHVPTG; the protein is encoded by the coding sequence ATGATTTCGATGCCGATCATGCTCCCGGTTGCCGGCACGCGCAAGCCCGGCCCGGCGGGTCCCGGACGCGCCGCCGATCGGGGTATGCATGGCATGGCGGCGGGAGTATCGTGCGGCATGGTGCGCTATCCCGACCACACCCGGCCACCGGTGCCGATGACCGATGAGCAGAAGTTCTTCTTCGACCTGCGCGGCTGGCTGGTGCTGCCGGCGGTGCTCTCGGACGCCGAGCTGGAGGCGATGCGCGCCGAGTGCTACGCCGGGGTAGACCGGCTGGCCGAGCGTGCCGGCGGCGTGAAGGATGGCCACTCGGGCGTGCTGCAGACGCTGCTCGACCATCCGGCGGTGGCCGGCGTGCTGGCGGAGATCCTGTCCGAGGAGCCGTACGACCTGGACGAGTGCTACGGGTTCCGGTGCGAAGACTCGCACGTGATCATGCGGCCGCCCGGCTGGCGCAAGACCCGGCGCGGCGACCAGGGGATGCCGCACGTGGTGCGCCCGCCGCAGATGGCCAACGCGATGCGCTACCAGGTGGCGGGCAACCGGATCTTCTCCGGCCTGACCCGCGTGGTGTGGGAGCTGGAAGAGGTCCGGGAGGGCCAGGGCGGCACGTCGTTCCTGAGCGGCTCGCACAAGGCGCACTTCGGTTACGGCGGCCGCGACCGGTTCGCATCCGACGCCGGGGGCTCGCCGTGGCTGGAGCGCATCCACGACGCCATGGACACCTACGGCTGCCCGGCCGGCTCGGTGGTGATCTTCACCGAGAGCCTGCTGCACGCCGCCAACGACTGGACCAACCCCGACAACGGTCGCTGCGCCATCTTCCAGTGCTACAACTCGCTGTGGGCGCAGTGGCACCGCCCCAACGTCACCCACGAGCAGGTGGAAGCGATGCCGCCGAAGCGGCGCACGCTGTTCCGGGGCGTCTGGCAGCTCGGCGGCAACACCGCCTACTCGGCCGACAACCGCACGCTGATGCGCCCGTCGCCGCACGTGCCCACCGGCTGA
- a CDS encoding Gfo/Idh/MocA family oxidoreductase — protein MKRVRIGVVGCGAIAQVHHLPNLAALDEQFDVAIVCDVSPRAAADAARRFHVPRHVTDWRDLLATDLDAVLLCHTDPKTEAAIAVLQAGKHLFIEKPLCFSLDEIDALIAAQAAAGTVAQAGYMKVYDPAFELAQQAVRDIDRVRLVQVNHLHPDNALHLRQFDIRRFDDHPAGLVEQTRTERSAAVRRAIGDVSPMVQRTFNLLSGSAIHDLYGLRVLLGVPSAVVSTEIWRDGRAVTFTLQYPDGARCVATWIDLPDLWDFRETLEVYGDRRRVLLSYPTGFARGILSQVVVQGTDEHGTAYRTEPAVDWESPFLRELRHFHDCIVARVPCRTPLAAARDDIGLIIDIVKRYQG, from the coding sequence ATGAAGCGGGTCAGGATCGGAGTCGTCGGCTGCGGCGCCATCGCCCAGGTGCACCATCTGCCCAACCTTGCGGCGCTCGACGAGCAGTTCGATGTAGCGATCGTGTGCGACGTCTCGCCACGGGCGGCGGCCGATGCAGCGCGCCGGTTTCACGTGCCGCGCCACGTCACCGACTGGCGCGACCTGCTGGCGACCGACCTGGATGCGGTGCTGCTGTGCCACACCGATCCCAAGACCGAGGCGGCCATCGCCGTCCTGCAGGCGGGCAAGCACCTGTTCATCGAGAAACCGCTGTGCTTCTCGCTCGACGAGATCGACGCCCTGATCGCCGCGCAGGCGGCCGCCGGCACGGTCGCCCAGGCCGGCTACATGAAGGTATACGACCCGGCCTTCGAGCTGGCGCAACAGGCGGTGCGCGACATCGACCGGGTGCGCCTCGTGCAGGTGAATCACCTGCACCCCGACAACGCGCTTCACCTGCGGCAGTTCGACATTCGCCGCTTCGACGACCACCCCGCGGGCCTGGTGGAGCAGACCCGGACTGAGCGCAGCGCGGCGGTCCGCAGAGCGATCGGCGACGTCTCGCCCATGGTGCAGCGCACGTTCAACCTGCTGTCCGGCAGCGCGATCCACGACCTGTACGGTCTGCGGGTTCTGCTGGGCGTGCCGAGCGCCGTGGTCAGCACCGAGATCTGGCGCGACGGCCGCGCCGTTACCTTCACGCTGCAGTACCCGGACGGCGCGCGCTGCGTCGCCACCTGGATCGATCTGCCCGACCTGTGGGACTTCCGGGAGACGCTGGAGGTGTACGGCGACCGGCGGCGCGTGCTGCTTTCCTATCCGACCGGCTTCGCGCGCGGCATTCTGTCGCAGGTGGTAGTTCAGGGCACCGACGAGCACGGCACCGCCTACCGCACCGAGCCGGCGGTCGACTGGGAGAGCCCTTTCCTGCGCGAGCTGCGCCACTTCCACGACTGCATCGTGGCGCGCGTACCGTGTCGCACGCCGCTGGCCGCCGCCCGCGACGACATTGGCCTGATCATCGACATCGTCAAGAGGTACCAGGGATGA
- a CDS encoding GH32 C-terminal domain-containing protein, with amino-acid sequence MNADQWPREVRDFRVAVTSKDRALFGGAARELRRWMAAGDPHRPIYHFTAPEGWINDPNGPIYHDGVYHLFYQYRPVYANGSESGICWGHASSADLLHWEDWPVAMWPDSRYDVAGVYSGNTFIDDDGFPCALYTGNVGGHEETYGILARSTDGWLTWHKHKVMGNEQRPNAASPVHWDAQVWKEGELWQQLIGGAVGEGTARRGAAHLWTSPDLEYWTHRGTIAEDHDPRRRYWELPYLVPFGAPDSVPSNDRAVLMVGAAGNPYWTGTYDRAARRFHPDRREPRFIDQGFFYCVNPHMVDDKGPGGAPRRLLHGWVIGARSPVDTVPYWIGAHSIPRVLELSGDELIQRPIPELESLRGPSERQRDLAIAPGTRGYLDQVSGDALELELTADLSRTSAHRFGAAVRLSPDGRAARVWYEPASNRIGIDRLLGPEQVYANPAANERRELQGAADKMQAPRVTAPAGTVHGASGTVTLRIFVDRSVLEVYCGGAALTDRLYPDPSATGLDLFAEGGVASVKTVSAWPLRGAW; translated from the coding sequence ATGAACGCGGACCAGTGGCCCCGGGAGGTGCGCGACTTTCGCGTCGCGGTTACCAGCAAGGATCGTGCGCTCTTTGGCGGCGCCGCCCGGGAACTGCGCCGCTGGATGGCGGCAGGCGACCCGCACCGGCCGATCTACCACTTCACGGCGCCGGAGGGTTGGATCAACGATCCCAACGGCCCCATCTACCACGACGGCGTCTACCACCTGTTCTACCAGTATCGCCCGGTGTACGCGAACGGCAGCGAGAGCGGAATCTGCTGGGGACACGCCAGCTCCGCCGACCTGCTGCACTGGGAAGACTGGCCGGTGGCGATGTGGCCCGACAGCCGCTACGACGTGGCCGGCGTCTACTCCGGCAACACGTTCATCGACGACGACGGGTTTCCCTGCGCGCTGTACACCGGCAACGTCGGTGGCCACGAGGAGACCTACGGCATCCTGGCGCGCAGCACCGACGGCTGGCTGACCTGGCACAAGCACAAGGTGATGGGCAACGAGCAGCGCCCCAACGCCGCCTCGCCCGTGCACTGGGACGCCCAGGTGTGGAAGGAAGGCGAGTTGTGGCAACAGCTCATCGGCGGCGCGGTGGGGGAGGGCACCGCCCGGCGCGGCGCCGCCCACCTGTGGACCTCGCCCGACCTGGAGTACTGGACCCACCGCGGCACCATCGCCGAGGACCACGACCCCCGACGCCGCTACTGGGAACTCCCCTACCTGGTCCCGTTCGGTGCACCCGACAGCGTACCGAGCAACGACCGTGCCGTCCTGATGGTCGGCGCCGCCGGCAACCCCTACTGGACCGGCACCTACGACCGTGCGGCGCGCCGTTTCCATCCCGACCGGCGCGAACCGCGCTTCATCGACCAGGGCTTCTTCTACTGCGTCAATCCGCACATGGTCGACGACAAGGGCCCGGGCGGTGCACCGCGCCGCCTGCTGCACGGCTGGGTGATCGGCGCCCGCTCGCCGGTAGACACGGTTCCGTACTGGATCGGCGCCCACAGCATCCCCCGCGTCCTGGAGCTGTCCGGCGACGAGCTCATCCAGCGCCCGATACCTGAACTCGAATCCCTGCGCGGGCCGTCCGAGCGGCAACGGGACCTCGCCATCGCCCCCGGCACCCGCGGCTACCTGGACCAAGTGTCCGGCGATGCCCTGGAACTGGAGTTGACCGCCGACCTGTCCCGCACCTCCGCTCACCGCTTCGGCGCCGCGGTGCGACTGTCACCGGACGGCCGGGCCGCGCGGGTCTGGTACGAGCCGGCAAGCAACCGCATCGGCATCGACCGCCTGCTCGGCCCGGAGCAGGTCTACGCCAACCCCGCCGCCAACGAGCGACGCGAGTTGCAGGGAGCCGCTGACAAAATGCAGGCGCCGCGGGTCACCGCGCCCGCCGGGACCGTTCACGGAGCGTCAGGCACCGTGACCCTGCGCATCTTCGTGGACCGTTCCGTCCTGGAGGTGTACTGCGGCGGCGCCGCGCTCACCGACCGCCTCTATCCCGACCCCTCCGCCACCGGCCTCGACCTCTTCGCCGAGGGCGGAGTCGCCAGCGTCAAGACCGTTTCCGCGTGGCCGCTGCGCGGCGCCTGGTAG